In one Candidatus Nitronereus thalassa genomic region, the following are encoded:
- a CDS encoding cytochrome c, translating into MKQKIRFIGALCFLLLWSLGMAPMPAEVEEFGKSVYEQYCLQCHGPKGQGDGPEAKNLVIKPANFHAPDSRMKSDGELLSKVVWGGVYSPMHGWGTRISRQEIHSVIRYIRLLAPHERNAN; encoded by the coding sequence ATGAAACAAAAAATTCGGTTTATAGGAGCCTTGTGTTTTTTGCTGCTCTGGTCTTTAGGAATGGCTCCCATGCCAGCCGAGGTCGAGGAATTTGGGAAGTCGGTCTATGAACAGTATTGCCTTCAATGTCACGGCCCTAAAGGCCAAGGAGATGGTCCAGAGGCGAAAAATCTAGTCATTAAACCAGCCAATTTTCATGCACCAGACTCCCGAATGAAATCTGACGGGGAACTCCTTTCGAAAGTCGTGTGGGGTGGAGTCTATAGCCCAATGCACGGGTGGGGAACACGGATCAGTCGACAAGAAATTCACTCAGTAATTCGATACATTCGCCTGCTGGCTCCCCATGAAAGGAACGCAAATTGA
- a CDS encoding cytochrome c, with protein sequence MNRKTCCGLVILATLLFLPMEPTAFAQSQIGNLERGKVIFEENCMECHGRTGDGRGPVGYFLAVQPADLLSVETRKKPDSELYTIIRDGTLFDEMHGWEKILSDQDIHDVVRYIRTLAPPLPQ encoded by the coding sequence ATGAACCGTAAAACCTGCTGTGGTCTTGTGATCCTTGCCACTCTGCTTTTCCTGCCCATGGAACCTACAGCCTTTGCCCAATCCCAAATAGGAAATCTGGAACGGGGAAAAGTTATCTTTGAAGAAAACTGCATGGAGTGCCACGGACGAACCGGTGATGGGAGAGGCCCGGTAGGATATTTTCTCGCCGTTCAACCCGCAGACCTATTGTCCGTTGAAACCCGAAAGAAACCCGACTCAGAATTATATACCATCATCAGGGACGGCACCCTGTTTGATGAAATGCATGGCTGGGAAAAGATCCTGAGCGATCAGGATATTCATGACGTAGTTCGATACATCCGAACCTTGGCCCCGCCACTTCCCCAATGA
- a CDS encoding PAS domain S-box protein, which translates to MGTVHNNQEQTIEFLQARIAELEEKLKETSAPSEEGMRSAQFAMDRASDGIYCMGPDAKFIYVNDSACHSLGYSREEMLSLSVHDINPDCPADTWPDTWEKVKKDGIFFFDSHHRTKHGHVFPVEIRINYLKFDEREFNCAIVRDISERNRGQEKLRQSQALVHAIVENIPNMVFVKDAKDLRFVLLNKAGEDLLGYQRHELIGRTDYDLFPQKEADFFAVKDREVLEGCRLVEIPREQIHTRDKGSRLLHTKKVPILDSQGNPEYLLGISHDITEPQKAELQKAEKEMLLTTMLKTGPGCLKRVAADGTLLSMNPAGLEFIEADSENEAVGLSVFDLVLPEYRHVFKQMHQRVIEGDPQTLQFKIQGLKGTQCWMETYATPFKNPLTGQIEHLAVTHDITKRKAIENNLQVSERSIRQLYEITSSKNLSFDQKIRGLLILGCQRFGLPYGTLTKRVGKHLELEFLHAPDKCWVEHALVPICESFCGLALERETPLVFENAGKSAWATHPAYQAMGLEAYIGTRVTVGETMYGTLCFLDRVPYPQEFTAADQDFSQLMARWIGAELERKQWEQALQESEQRFRMVCEAIPQQVWTARPDGSLDYVNRRVVEYFELPFEQLIEQGWQNVIHPDDLPLCLERWAHARQTNQPYETEFRLKRGHDDDYRSHIGRALAMFNSQGEVIKWFGTNTDITDLKRMEAQLRQGQKMEAIGTLAGGIAHDFNNVLGVILGYAELAKNKASGNEALEKNLQEILFAGKRAKDLVQHILVFSRQEELVRKPIHLNVLLPEVLTMVRATLPATIEIHQKIQEDIAPILGDPTQLHQIILNLCSNAQYAMREEGGLLEIGVENLNIERPQRFDLFTLTPGNYVRLWVKDTGQGIAPELLNRIFDPFFTTKRIGEGTGMGLSVVLGIVTAHHGVISVESALGQGATFSIYFPEGELKSNSEIIPDLQETSLKKKAQILFVDDEIALARIGKEVLEALGCDVDICTNGEEALARVRSDLTHYDAVISDQTMPGMTGEKLAQLLLSLKSDLPIILCTGFSHSVTFEKAQQIGLRAFLKKPVLKEDLIQTLNKIL; encoded by the coding sequence ATGGGCACGGTACACAATAACCAAGAACAAACCATTGAATTTCTCCAAGCGAGAATTGCCGAGCTAGAAGAAAAGCTAAAAGAAACCTCTGCGCCATCTGAAGAAGGGATGCGATCAGCCCAATTTGCAATGGACCGCGCCAGTGATGGTATTTACTGTATGGGACCTGATGCCAAATTTATTTATGTCAACGATTCTGCCTGCCATTCTCTTGGGTATTCCCGTGAAGAAATGCTTTCTCTGTCCGTCCATGACATTAATCCAGATTGCCCTGCTGATACTTGGCCAGACACTTGGGAAAAAGTAAAAAAGGACGGAATCTTTTTTTTCGATTCCCATCACCGTACAAAACATGGTCACGTTTTCCCTGTCGAAATCCGGATTAATTATCTGAAGTTCGATGAGAGGGAATTTAATTGCGCCATTGTTCGGGATATTAGCGAACGAAATCGGGGGCAGGAAAAATTGAGACAATCTCAAGCGTTGGTTCACGCTATTGTGGAGAACATCCCGAATATGGTGTTTGTGAAGGACGCCAAGGATCTTCGGTTCGTCTTATTAAACAAAGCCGGCGAAGACCTCTTAGGATACCAACGTCATGAACTGATTGGGCGAACTGACTACGACCTTTTCCCCCAGAAGGAAGCCGATTTTTTTGCGGTCAAGGATCGCGAAGTGTTGGAGGGCTGTCGCTTGGTGGAAATTCCCAGAGAGCAAATTCATACGCGGGACAAGGGCTCGCGTTTGCTACATACCAAAAAGGTCCCGATACTGGACTCTCAAGGGAATCCTGAATACCTGTTGGGCATTTCACACGATATTACTGAACCTCAAAAGGCCGAATTGCAAAAGGCAGAGAAAGAAATGCTACTCACCACCATGCTCAAGACTGGACCCGGTTGCTTAAAACGAGTCGCTGCAGATGGCACACTGCTATCCATGAATCCGGCTGGTTTGGAATTTATTGAGGCGGATAGTGAGAATGAAGCCGTCGGCCTTTCTGTATTTGATCTTGTTCTCCCTGAATATCGTCATGTCTTTAAACAAATGCATCAACGGGTCATAGAGGGAGATCCTCAAACCCTCCAGTTTAAAATCCAGGGACTCAAGGGAACCCAGTGTTGGATGGAAACCTATGCGACGCCGTTCAAGAATCCGCTTACCGGCCAGATCGAGCATTTAGCCGTAACACACGATATTACCAAACGAAAAGCCATAGAAAACAATCTTCAAGTCAGTGAGCGTTCAATTCGCCAGCTTTACGAAATTACCTCTTCGAAAAATCTTTCCTTTGATCAAAAAATTCGTGGCTTATTGATACTGGGATGCCAACGATTTGGGCTACCCTATGGCACCTTGACCAAACGGGTCGGCAAGCACCTCGAACTCGAATTTCTTCATGCTCCCGATAAGTGTTGGGTTGAGCATGCATTAGTGCCTATTTGTGAATCATTCTGTGGTTTGGCCCTAGAGCGGGAAACACCCCTGGTTTTCGAGAATGCAGGAAAGTCTGCCTGGGCGACCCATCCTGCCTATCAGGCTATGGGATTGGAAGCCTACATAGGAACCCGAGTCACGGTTGGGGAAACCATGTATGGAACCTTATGCTTTCTGGATCGAGTCCCATACCCACAAGAATTTACAGCAGCCGACCAAGATTTCTCACAACTCATGGCTCGATGGATAGGCGCGGAATTAGAACGAAAGCAATGGGAACAGGCCCTTCAAGAAAGCGAACAACGTTTTCGAATGGTGTGCGAAGCCATTCCCCAACAAGTTTGGACGGCGCGTCCAGACGGTTCTCTGGATTACGTGAATCGTCGAGTAGTTGAATATTTCGAACTTCCCTTTGAACAGTTGATCGAACAGGGCTGGCAAAATGTGATCCACCCCGATGATTTACCCCTCTGTTTGGAACGGTGGGCTCATGCCAGACAAACCAATCAACCCTATGAAACAGAGTTTCGCCTCAAAAGAGGGCATGATGATGATTACCGATCACATATTGGCCGAGCCCTTGCCATGTTCAATTCACAAGGGGAGGTAATTAAATGGTTCGGAACGAACACCGACATCACTGATTTAAAACGAATGGAAGCGCAATTACGACAGGGGCAAAAAATGGAAGCCATTGGCACGTTAGCCGGAGGGATTGCCCATGATTTTAACAATGTCTTAGGAGTTATTTTAGGATACGCCGAATTGGCGAAAAATAAGGCCAGTGGCAACGAGGCTCTAGAAAAAAATCTTCAGGAAATTTTGTTTGCAGGAAAGCGAGCCAAAGATTTAGTCCAACACATTCTGGTCTTTAGCCGCCAAGAAGAGCTCGTCAGAAAACCCATTCACTTGAACGTGCTTTTGCCTGAGGTGTTAACCATGGTGCGCGCAACTTTGCCTGCCACCATCGAAATTCATCAAAAAATTCAGGAGGACATCGCGCCTATTCTGGGTGATCCAACACAACTTCATCAAATTATCCTGAATCTTTGTTCCAATGCACAGTATGCCATGAGAGAAGAAGGTGGCTTGCTGGAGATAGGAGTTGAAAACCTCAATATTGAAAGGCCCCAAAGGTTCGACCTTTTTACTTTAACTCCAGGGAACTATGTCCGCCTTTGGGTCAAAGACACTGGACAGGGAATAGCACCCGAATTATTAAATCGTATTTTTGATCCTTTCTTTACCACCAAAAGAATCGGAGAAGGGACAGGGATGGGATTATCCGTGGTTCTTGGAATTGTCACAGCTCATCACGGCGTCATTTCCGTTGAAAGCGCCTTGGGACAAGGTGCGACATTTTCAATCTATTTTCCAGAAGGTGAGTTAAAAAGTAACTCTGAGATCATTCCAGATCTCCAAGAGACTTCCTTAAAGAAAAAAGCGCAAATTCTCTTTGTAGACGATGAAATAGCTCTAGCCCGTATCGGAAAAGAAGTTTTGGAAGCTCTAGGATGTGATGTTGATATTTGCACGAATGGAGAGGAGGCGTTGGCTCGGGTTAGGTCAGACCTCACACATTATGATGCGGTAATCTCGGATCAAACCATGCCTGGAATGACCGGAGAAAAGTTGGCCCAACTCCTTCTGAGCCTCAAGAGTGATCTCCCCATCATTCTTTGTACCGGATTTAGCCACTCGGTCACGTTCGAAAAAGCTCAGCAAATTGGCTTACGGGCCTTCCTCAAAAAACCCGTATTAAAGGAGGATCTGATTCAAACCTTAAATAAGATTCTCTAA
- a CDS encoding carboxymuconolactone decarboxylase family protein encodes MDTQMKELIAIGASVTANCVLCLRHHIIQAKKAGIDDDHIQEAVEVGRMVRKDAAASWDEEADALLCLESAIGDAQESADEGSGCKNI; translated from the coding sequence ATGGATACCCAAATGAAAGAACTCATTGCCATCGGCGCATCAGTCACCGCCAATTGCGTCTTATGTCTTCGACATCATATTATTCAGGCCAAGAAGGCTGGGATTGACGATGATCATATCCAGGAAGCGGTGGAGGTTGGCCGTATGGTTCGAAAAGACGCGGCTGCAAGTTGGGATGAAGAGGCGGATGCCCTTCTCTGTCTTGAATCTGCTATTGGTGATGCCCAAGAAAGTGCGGATGAGGGTAGTGGTTGTAAGAATATCTAA
- a CDS encoding MlaE family lipid ABC transporter permease subunit has protein sequence MTAPKQHISLMTKDQNAKINIGEDQTIYCEGCWTISKLADLDRRLQAFSWPTQTDLVWDGNDITAIDTGGALVLHRSLTRLQQQGHHITWRRLRAEFAELLKLVANKQEVLETAAHPPTQSWLERIGMHVWTDLHQGIHALGFLGESTIGLFGLLGSPRSIRWRVLIRNLELDGFHALPIVGLLSFLMGVVIAYQGAEQLRTFGANIFIVDLVGVSLLREIAPLVTAILVAGRSGSAYTAQIGTMNVTEELDALRTLGISPMNYLVLPRALVLVLALPLLTVYADIVGVFGGMLIAKTQLGVSFTEFIDRFEYAIALKHYVIGIIKAPVFAVIIALTGCYQGFQIRGSVDSVGQHTTISVVQSIFLVIVFDAFFSVFLSWWGI, from the coding sequence ATGACAGCACCGAAACAACACATTTCCCTTATGACGAAAGACCAAAATGCCAAGATCAATATTGGAGAAGACCAGACTATTTACTGCGAAGGGTGTTGGACTATATCGAAACTGGCTGACCTCGACCGACGACTCCAAGCCTTTTCCTGGCCCACCCAGACAGACCTTGTGTGGGACGGCAACGATATTACCGCGATCGATACCGGTGGAGCCTTGGTTCTTCACCGAAGCCTTACCAGGCTTCAACAACAGGGCCATCACATTACCTGGCGGAGATTGCGGGCTGAATTCGCCGAGCTTCTCAAACTCGTCGCCAACAAGCAGGAAGTCCTGGAAACAGCCGCCCATCCACCAACTCAGAGTTGGCTGGAGCGGATTGGTATGCATGTGTGGACAGATTTGCACCAAGGAATCCATGCGTTGGGGTTTCTTGGGGAAAGCACCATTGGGCTGTTTGGACTCCTCGGCTCTCCGCGCAGCATCCGTTGGCGCGTACTCATTCGCAATCTGGAACTAGATGGATTTCATGCGCTCCCAATCGTTGGCCTCCTGAGCTTTTTGATGGGTGTCGTGATTGCCTACCAAGGCGCAGAGCAACTGCGAACCTTTGGCGCCAATATTTTTATTGTGGACCTGGTGGGCGTCTCGTTGTTGCGGGAAATTGCTCCATTGGTGACAGCCATTTTAGTGGCGGGTCGATCCGGGTCCGCGTATACCGCGCAAATCGGCACCATGAACGTCACAGAAGAATTAGATGCCCTGCGTACACTCGGCATTTCACCCATGAATTACCTGGTGCTCCCCCGAGCCTTAGTGCTGGTCTTAGCACTTCCATTGCTCACGGTCTACGCGGATATCGTCGGCGTCTTCGGCGGCATGCTGATTGCCAAGACTCAATTAGGTGTGAGCTTTACGGAATTTATCGACCGCTTCGAATATGCGATCGCACTTAAACATTACGTCATCGGCATCATCAAAGCCCCGGTTTTCGCGGTGATTATTGCATTAACCGGCTGCTACCAGGGGTTTCAGATTCGTGGAAGCGTGGATAGTGTCGGCCAGCACACGACGATCAGCGTGGTCCAAAGCATTTTTTTGGTCATTGTGTTCGATGCGTTTTTCTCGGTCTTTTTGAGTTGGTGGGGAATATGA
- a CDS encoding ABC transporter ATP-binding protein produces the protein MIDIPTAPTTTIGEALIEVRHVCTRFGSAVVHEDVSLDIYQGEVFAIAGGNGCGKSTLLREIILLLEPNSGTIRIFGQDTKGLNAKTERALHRRIGVMFQHGALFSSLNVVENVEAPLREHTDLNKRLIHEIALMKISLTGFPMNSVTKFPNELSGGMRKRASLARAIVLDPEILFLDEPTSGLDPISAGAFDDLVQQLKEWLGLTMVIVTHDLDSLWKVTDRVALLGNGRVLGTGTMEELSQSDDPLIREYFHGPRGRAAREQAWSQK, from the coding sequence ATGATTGACATACCAACAGCACCAACCACAACCATTGGGGAGGCGTTAATCGAAGTAAGGCACGTCTGCACGCGCTTTGGCTCAGCGGTGGTTCATGAGGATGTGAGCCTTGATATCTATCAAGGAGAGGTGTTTGCCATTGCCGGTGGAAACGGATGCGGGAAATCCACGTTGCTCCGGGAAATCATCCTGCTGCTCGAGCCCAATTCCGGAACAATTCGGATTTTCGGACAAGACACCAAGGGGTTGAATGCAAAAACCGAACGAGCCTTGCATCGCCGTATCGGCGTCATGTTTCAACATGGCGCGTTATTTAGTTCGCTGAACGTCGTGGAAAATGTAGAGGCCCCATTGCGAGAGCACACAGACCTGAATAAACGCCTCATCCACGAGATCGCACTCATGAAGATTTCACTGACCGGCTTTCCCATGAACAGTGTCACGAAATTCCCAAACGAACTGAGCGGCGGGATGCGCAAGCGTGCCTCACTCGCTCGGGCCATTGTTCTCGACCCCGAAATCTTATTTTTGGATGAGCCCACTTCTGGGCTCGACCCGATTAGTGCCGGGGCATTTGATGATTTGGTGCAACAACTCAAAGAATGGCTGGGACTCACCATGGTGATTGTCACGCACGATTTGGATTCTCTCTGGAAAGTCACGGACCGTGTCGCCTTGTTGGGAAATGGACGAGTCTTAGGAACGGGCACGATGGAGGAGCTTTCTCAATCAGACGACCCACTCATTCGTGAGTACTTTCATGGGCCACGAGGTCGGGCCGCACGGGAGCAAGCATGGAGCCAAAAGTAA
- a CDS encoding MlaD family protein, translating into MEPKVNYVVVGAFVVLLGALLVGVVLWLGKGFDQKTYDRYYAYMEESVTGLSVDASVKYRGVGVGRVKEIVLNPDNPQQVRLTLEIERGTPIKEDTIAILDVQGLTGLAIVDLTGGSRESPPLEAKSGESYPVIQTGPSLLVRFDQAATQLFTNLNRVTKNVDALLDETNREALSQLLKDLATLTQTLTANKQRFDEGITNAAQTMENVLKASKMLNEEMPFLIDRMHGSADSLEAMAEKVGQASTAVGSAVERTKPDVERFSQQTLSEMSALVAELRQLTSTLQRTAQQLEHQPNSLIFGRTPPPRGPGE; encoded by the coding sequence ATGGAGCCAAAAGTAAATTACGTGGTGGTCGGCGCGTTCGTCGTGCTGCTCGGTGCTCTCTTGGTCGGAGTCGTGCTGTGGTTGGGCAAAGGCTTCGATCAAAAGACCTATGACCGCTACTATGCCTACATGGAGGAATCAGTCACTGGATTGAGCGTTGACGCTTCTGTGAAATATCGGGGGGTGGGGGTTGGCCGCGTGAAAGAAATCGTGCTTAACCCCGACAATCCGCAACAGGTGCGGCTGACCTTAGAAATTGAACGAGGCACACCCATTAAAGAAGACACCATCGCGATTTTAGATGTTCAAGGACTCACCGGTCTCGCAATTGTGGATCTTACCGGCGGCAGCCGTGAATCGCCTCCATTGGAAGCGAAGTCCGGCGAATCCTATCCCGTGATCCAAACCGGCCCGTCTCTCCTGGTTCGCTTTGACCAGGCAGCGACACAGCTGTTCACCAACCTGAACCGTGTAACCAAAAATGTGGACGCCTTGCTGGATGAAACCAATCGGGAAGCCCTCAGCCAACTACTAAAAGATCTGGCAACGCTAACCCAGACGTTAACCGCCAACAAACAACGGTTTGACGAGGGGATCACAAATGCCGCGCAAACCATGGAGAATGTATTGAAAGCCAGTAAAATGCTGAACGAGGAGATGCCCTTTTTAATCGATCGTATGCATGGGAGCGCCGATTCTTTGGAGGCCATGGCCGAAAAGGTCGGTCAGGCTAGCACCGCCGTCGGTTCAGCGGTCGAGAGGACCAAACCCGACGTTGAACGATTTTCTCAACAGACCCTGAGTGAAATGAGTGCGCTAGTGGCGGAGCTTCGCCAATTAACCTCCACCTTGCAACGAACGGCTCAACAACTGGAGCACCAACCCAATTCGCTCATCTTTGGGCGAACACCCCCACCACGGGGACCAGGCGAATGA
- a CDS encoding ABC-type transport auxiliary lipoprotein family protein: MFPVRTDEPIHTYFLRAEIPTEARPMTQSTGTLLVNLPRAQSGFNTHRMAYITRDHELNYFAVNQWAETPAHMLLPLLVKALEHTNQWDAVVQMPSPVRGNYQLISENLLLQHEFTQEPSRIRIHLRLQLIRVKNFHVLATREFTVLENAQSNDPYGGVQAANSATEQLLKEISEWVSLCRVEPTDKKC, from the coding sequence ATGTTTCCAGTCCGTACTGATGAACCCATACACACTTATTTTCTCCGTGCTGAAATACCAACCGAGGCACGCCCAATGACACAAAGTACAGGCACCTTGCTTGTGAATTTGCCTCGTGCGCAATCCGGGTTCAACACACACCGCATGGCCTATATCACACGAGACCACGAACTCAACTACTTCGCCGTGAACCAATGGGCTGAGACACCGGCTCACATGCTTCTTCCTCTGTTAGTCAAAGCCCTGGAACATACCAATCAATGGGATGCCGTGGTGCAAATGCCTAGTCCCGTCCGAGGCAATTACCAACTCATTTCTGAAAACCTTTTGCTCCAACACGAATTTACCCAAGAGCCAAGCCGGATCCGAATACATCTCCGATTACAACTGATTCGTGTGAAAAATTTTCACGTCCTAGCCACGCGAGAATTTACGGTATTGGAAAATGCACAAAGCAACGACCCTTATGGCGGTGTTCAAGCCGCCAATTCCGCCACAGAACAATTATTAAAAGAAATTTCAGAGTGGGTTTCCCTTTGTAGGGTCGAACCCACTGATAAAAAGTGCTAA
- a CDS encoding macro domain-containing protein, with translation MIQEVEGDILLTKANAIAHGVAPHDNFANGLALALRERWPAMYKDFKHACQVSEPKTGELWTWGGAGGVRIINLLTQEPPPTRGGRPGKASVENVNHCLKALRKTIEEEKFTSVALPKLACGVGGLDWKDVKPLIAKHLGDLKIPIVVYSTYHSGVEATEKL, from the coding sequence ATGATTCAAGAAGTAGAAGGGGACATTCTCTTAACCAAAGCCAATGCCATAGCCCACGGAGTGGCGCCCCATGACAATTTCGCCAATGGCTTAGCCCTGGCGCTACGAGAGCGATGGCCAGCCATGTACAAAGACTTCAAGCACGCTTGCCAAGTCTCAGAACCAAAAACAGGTGAATTATGGACGTGGGGTGGAGCGGGTGGAGTACGCATTATCAATCTGCTCACGCAAGAGCCACCACCTACTCGGGGGGGAAGACCAGGAAAAGCCAGCGTGGAAAACGTTAATCACTGTCTCAAAGCTTTGCGAAAAACCATTGAGGAGGAAAAATTCACCAGCGTGGCCCTCCCGAAGTTGGCCTGCGGCGTCGGAGGTTTGGATTGGAAAGATGTCAAACCGCTGATTGCTAAACACCTGGGTGATTTAAAAATACCCATTGTCGTGTATTCGACCTATCACTCTGGAGTAGAGGCCACCGAGAAATTATAA
- a CDS encoding zinc-dependent peptidase, producing MDARQHQEHFTHRLSLFLSGMIFLLLLVMLLAGRQETSEIVIRIVGAFLVVAFLYWFLTRKARRRSVLRKQPFPAEWETILQREVPFYQSLDELEKARFREEVRIFLSEKRITGIQTSVDDTVRVLVAASAIIPIFGFPGWEWDQISEVLLYPTTFNDQYEIGRTGDEDILGMVGSGAMSRMMILSKPDLLQGFRKPQDRKNVGIHEFAHLLDKSDGAVDGVPSVGLSQSAVVPWMKLVHREMDKMRSHHSDINPYGLKSEAEFFAVASEYFFENPDKMRRKHPELYTMLEKVFRQDPQSRMKNALLTMVVPNSRGLGRNAPCPCGSGKKYKHCCLAN from the coding sequence ATGGATGCACGTCAACACCAAGAACATTTCACTCATCGGTTATCACTATTTCTTTCCGGGATGATTTTTTTGTTGCTCTTGGTAATGTTGTTGGCCGGGAGACAGGAAACTTCGGAAATTGTTATTCGCATTGTGGGAGCTTTCCTTGTGGTTGCTTTTTTGTACTGGTTTTTGACCCGCAAAGCTCGGCGGAGGTCGGTGCTTCGGAAGCAGCCATTTCCCGCAGAGTGGGAAACCATCTTGCAGCGAGAGGTGCCGTTTTATCAATCACTCGATGAGTTGGAGAAAGCCCGTTTTCGGGAAGAGGTGCGAATCTTTCTTTCTGAAAAACGAATTACGGGCATTCAAACCTCAGTCGATGACACGGTGCGTGTGTTGGTGGCGGCGAGTGCGATCATTCCGATTTTTGGGTTTCCTGGGTGGGAGTGGGACCAAATCAGCGAGGTGCTCCTGTATCCGACGACATTTAATGATCAATACGAGATTGGCCGTACGGGAGATGAGGATATTCTTGGCATGGTCGGAAGCGGGGCGATGAGTCGTATGATGATTCTCTCTAAGCCTGATTTACTACAAGGTTTTCGCAAGCCTCAGGATCGCAAGAATGTGGGTATTCATGAGTTTGCGCACTTGCTGGATAAGTCCGACGGTGCGGTTGATGGCGTGCCGAGTGTTGGTTTGTCACAAAGCGCAGTCGTTCCTTGGATGAAACTCGTGCATCGAGAAATGGATAAGATGCGGAGCCATCATTCGGATATTAATCCGTATGGATTGAAGAGTGAGGCAGAATTTTTTGCGGTGGCTTCCGAGTACTTTTTTGAAAATCCGGACAAGATGCGTCGGAAACACCCAGAACTTTATACGATGCTCGAAAAAGTGTTTCGCCAAGACCCACAATCACGTATGAAGAATGCTTTGCTCACAATGGTTGTTCCAAATTCTAGAGGACTGGGGCGAAATGCACCTTGTCCATGTGGAAGCGGAAAAAAGTACAAGCACTGTTGTTTGGCTAATTGA
- a CDS encoding MBL fold metallo-hydrolase, producing MTITNSQSGTNVHEIADGIYRINTPVEIEGAGGFSFNQYLIVDDEPLLFHTGLRKMFPLVREAVATILPVEKLRYIGFSHVEADECGSLNEWLMAAPHSEPLCGTVAALVSIGDLADRAPRALADGELLSLGTHSVRWIDTPHLPHAWECGLLTEERTSTLLCGDLLTQGGANLPPITEADILGPSESFRQGMDYFSHTKDARAMLERLASTNPTTLACMHGSTWQGDGAKLLRALADELST from the coding sequence ATGACCATAACAAACAGCCAATCTGGGACAAATGTGCATGAGATTGCTGACGGGATCTATCGCATTAACACCCCGGTTGAGATCGAAGGGGCAGGAGGGTTTTCCTTCAACCAATATCTCATTGTGGATGATGAACCACTGCTTTTCCACACCGGCCTGCGAAAAATGTTTCCCCTGGTGCGGGAAGCGGTAGCCACTATTTTGCCGGTTGAAAAACTTCGTTACATTGGATTTTCTCATGTGGAAGCCGACGAATGCGGCTCGCTCAATGAATGGCTTATGGCTGCTCCACATTCTGAACCACTGTGCGGTACTGTCGCTGCGTTGGTTTCAATCGGTGACTTGGCTGATCGGGCACCTCGCGCCCTCGCCGATGGAGAACTGCTCTCTTTGGGTACACACTCCGTACGGTGGATCGACACACCGCATCTGCCACATGCGTGGGAATGCGGGTTATTGACTGAAGAACGAACATCGACTTTGCTATGCGGCGACCTATTGACCCAGGGAGGAGCCAATCTTCCGCCCATTACGGAAGCGGATATTCTCGGCCCGAGTGAATCGTTCCGTCAGGGGATGGATTACTTCTCCCACACGAAAGACGCACGCGCTATGCTTGAGCGACTAGCCTCAACGAACCCAACGACCCTCGCGTGCATGCACGGCAGCACCTGGCAGGGTGATGGAGCAAAGCTGCTGCGTGCACTAGCGGATGAGCTATCAACATGA